In Anopheles gambiae chromosome 2, idAnoGambNW_F1_1, whole genome shotgun sequence, a single window of DNA contains:
- the LOC1271536 gene encoding protein tipE, with the protein MRSDSSELLLEQQAEELRKKKLLELAAAKKAKNGPPPKRSLRENASFYTTSGLAFLSVTAGASLLFLVPLYVDPAISTLVGDFVERPTMCVTTRREDMTGLFNCSWSSCREGCTSDVFKCTHIYVTFIDDLNFTFPFNATPAELFNLTDIERSEEAILLVNIKGCGYPPAVKCKNFTDLYGFEGAVFPCYYSKQNKTVVMTAYNREDQVNTIIHFFVVPFIVTVVSSVFLCIMHCDCRCKKERRRHRHRHRRPRIENLSDSSISTRVDMLTPAIEVYKPPL; encoded by the exons ATGAGGAGCGATAGTTCGGAACTGCTGCTCGAGCAACAGGCCGAAGAGCTACGGAAGAAGAAGCTGCTCGAGCTAGCGGCGGCGAAGAAGGCGAAAAATGGGCCGCCGCCCAAGCGGTCGCTGCGCGAGAACGCCTCCTTCTACACGACGTCCGGGCTTGCCTTCCTGTCGGTGACGGCCGGCGCCTCCCTCCTCTTCCTGGTGCCGCTGTACGTCGATCCGGCCATCTCGACGCTGGTCGGCGACTTTGTCGAGCGGCCGACGATGTGCGTGACGACGCGCCGCGAGGACATGACCGGCCTGTTCAACTGCTCGTGGAGCTCGTGCCGGGAGGGCTGCACCTCGGACGTGTTCAAGTGCACGCACATCTACGTGACGTTCATAGACGATCTGAACTTTACCTTCCCGTTCAACGCGACCCCGGCGGAGCTGTTCAACCTGACCGACATCGAGCGGTCGGAGGAGGCGATCCTGCTGGTCAACATCAAGGGCTGCGGCTACCCGCCCGCGGTCAAGTGCAAAAACTTCACCGACCTGTACGGCTTCGAGGGGGCCGTCTTTCCCTGCTACTACTCGAAGCAGAACAAGACGGTCGTGATGACGGCGTACAACCGCGAGGACCAGGTCAACACGATCATCCACTTCTTCGTGGTGCCGTTCATCGTGACCGTCGTCTCGTCCGTGTTTCTCTGCATCATGCACTGTGATTGTAGGTGTAAGAAGGAGCGCCGGCGGCACCGCCACCGGCATCGTCGGCCTAGGATAGAGAATCTCAG TGATTCATCAATATCGACACGAGTGGACATGCTGACACCGGCGATCGAAGTGTACAAGCCGCCACTCTGA